The region TAGCAAAGGCAATTTAGATGCACAGTTGGATACGTACGATGTCATTTTTGATACTGTTGGTAAATATTCAAAAAAGGATTTTATAAAAAATCTATCCCCGAAGGGCATTTACCTTACTGTTGAGTCTTGGGATGTCGCAACCGAATCAATTGAGATGTTAGAAGAAATTGTGTCCCTCCTGAAAGCTGGTAAAATGCCCGCCGTGATCGATAGAACTTTCTCGCTCGAACAAATCGTCGACGCGCACCGCTATGTGGATTCAGGTAGAAAGAAAGGGAATGTCGTCATCCAAGTCGTTTGAGGAGTTCTTGAATCCTTAAAGGATACGATCTATTTCTTCCGCTAAGTTTCTGTCCTTATCTGTGACAGTATTGTTCGCTTCGTGCGTACTAAGCTTTATGTAGACTTTATTCCATACATTTCTCCAATCGGGGTGGTGGTCATTCTTCTCGGAAAGAATGGCTACCTTTGTCATAAAAGCGAATGCCTCAAGAAAATTTGCGAAGACAAACTCTCTTTCCAAAAAAGACTCAGTCTGGGATTCTTGGTAAAACCATTCTGACATAAAATACCTCAACCAATGGATTTTCTCTGATGCTATCACCATTACTAAGTATGGCAAGTGAATTTAATATGGACCTATTGTTTGCGTTTCTATGTTAACAAACATCAAGATAAAAACTTTCGATGGGAATTCCATATGTTAAGTATATCTTTGGTTATATCGATGTTAGTTTTACGGGCAAAAAAGGGAAAGTAAGGTGATCAAAGATTTAGAACCAGATGAATCTCTACTCAATCCCACATTCCAAGCATTAGCTGATCCTACACGCAGGAAAATCCTAAATATTTTGTCAAAAGGAAATGCAACTGTCATCGAGCTGGCTAAGCCATTTCAGATGACTTTACCAGCGATTTCAAAACATTTGCGTGTCTTGGAGAAGGCTGGTTTGATCGAGCGGCAGAAGTATGCTCAATTTCGTCCTTGTCAATTAAATGTAAAGTCTTTACAGATCGCGAATCTTTGGTTGGAGCTTAAACGAATGTTATGGGAAGAGAGATTGAATCGATTAGATTCTTACTTAATAAATTTAGAAAGTACGAATAAAAAGACTAGAAAAAAAGTTAAGAAAAATAGCTGATTACTTAACGAACAGTTGGTTCGGGAAATTAGGAGAGCAAAATGAGTGTCTCATTGTGGAAAGAATTAAAGGATGCACTTGCCGGTTCGGAGGCTGATTATACGGAAGTAAATTTAAAGAGAGCCTTGTTCTTGTTGTCTGTTCCAATGGTATTAGAACTAGTGCTTGAATCAGTATTTGCCGTCGCCGATATTTATTTTGTCGGTGCTTTAGGATCCTCCGCTGTGGCAACTGTCGGACTCACCGAGACCTATTTATTTTTGCTTTATTCTGTTGCTATGGGTCTTTCCTTTTCCGTGACAGCCATTGTGGCTCGGCGAATTGGAGAAAAAGAAAAAGAACAAGCCGCCTTGGCCGCTGTGCAATCTCTTTGGATTGGAATCTTTGCGTCTATACCATTTGCGATCGCTGGTATTTTCTATGCGAAAGATTTACTCCGATTTATGGGAGCGGATGATTGGGCGCTGACAGAAGGATACCACTATATGCAATGGCTATTAGGTGGCAATCTTGTCGTAATTCTATTATTTTTAATCAATGCCGTATTTCGTGGAGCAGGGGATGCGGCTATTTCCATGCGAGTTTTATGGATTGCAAATGGTCTGAACATCCTCTTGGACCCAATTTTTATTTTCGGATGGGGACCTATACCCGCACTAGGGATAACGGGGGCTGCCATTGCGACGAATGTAGGACGTGGCATCGGAGTTATTTACCAGATTTATCGCTTGTTTGGTGGGGGCAAGCATATCCAAATCAAACTGCCTGATCTACGCCTTGATTTTTCTTTAGTGATCCAAATCCTTAAAACATCCGTAGGTGGAATCGGGCAGATGATTGTAGGTATGACCTCTTGGATTTTTATTATGAGGATATTAGCTCAATTTGGGAGTGCTTCAGTAGCTGGTGCAACCATTGCCTTACGAACCATGATGTTTACCATGATGCCATCTTGGGGGATGTCAAATGCAGTCGCAACTCTTGTCGGGCAAAATTTAGGCGCGGGAAAACCAGACCGAGCAGAACAATCTGTATGGTTTACGGGCATTTGCAATATGGCTTACTTAATCATAGTTTCATTAGTATATTATTTTTATGCAGAGAACTTAATTGCCATATTTACGAGTGATGCCGAGGTAATTCAAGTGGGAGCCAGTTGGCTTAGAATCGTATCTTATTCTTATTTTATTTATGCGTGGTGGATGGCCGCAGGACAGGCCTTCAATGGAGCTGGTGATACTATGACACCTACAAAAATCAATTTTGTATTTTTTTGGATCATCCAGATTCCTTTAGCATATTATTTGGGGAAACAATTTGGAAGTACTGGTGTTTTTTGGGCCATTATGATTTCGGAATCATCTGTGGGTCTCTTTACTCTTTGGCTTTTCACTCGGGGAAACTGGAAGAAAGTCCAAGTGTAAAAATCGTATCACCTTGGAAGCAGAGTCGATCGAGACATCAAGTCGAGTAGAATCGAAGATGTGTTGAAGAACTCTATTTTGTCTCTAATTCTCCTTGGGGGCTTTGTTTCTTGTTCGAACCAAGCTCTGTCTGAACAAGCTTGCGATCCGAACGGTAAAACATTTCGTAATATTCTGAGCCTTCTCACGGTAACTGAAAACAGCCAATCGTATTGTGGTGTAAAAGCAGTTCTTCGTAAAGCCTGTGATTTGACCCCCTTTGAGTTGATTCAGCCGGAAAGATGGAAACTCGTACAAGAAGAACTCAAGCTGCAGATATCAAAAACAAAGGGAACTCCTAGTTTTACCATCTCGGAAGGTCCCGTGCCTGCTTCTGGTATGGTTACCGCACGCTGGTTAGGTGCCGTGTTGGCAACGAATGGCCAAGTCTATGGGATGCCCTTCAATCAACCAAACCTTTTGTCATACGATCCGAATTCATCCAATTTCGAACTCATCTCTGTTGGCGATAGTAGCTCATCTAAGTGGGAAGGAGGGGTACTGGGTCCTGATGGAAAGATCTACGGAATTCCCAGAAACGCAAATGCAGTAATCGTCTTTGACCCAATCTCAAAATCTCTTTCTTATCTAAATACTCCTATCACGGGATCAGGAAAGTGGCGGGGTG is a window of Leptospira ryugenii DNA encoding:
- a CDS encoding 4a-hydroxytetrahydrobiopterin dehydratase; protein product: MSEWFYQESQTESFLEREFVFANFLEAFAFMTKVAILSEKNDHHPDWRNVWNKVYIKLSTHEANNTVTDKDRNLAEEIDRIL
- a CDS encoding metalloregulator ArsR/SmtB family transcription factor, coding for MKDLEPDESLLNPTFQALADPTRRKILNILSKGNATVIELAKPFQMTLPAISKHLRVLEKAGLIERQKYAQFRPCQLNVKSLQIANLWLELKRMLWEERLNRLDSYLINLESTNKKTRKKVKKNS
- a CDS encoding MATE family efflux transporter, translated to MSVSLWKELKDALAGSEADYTEVNLKRALFLLSVPMVLELVLESVFAVADIYFVGALGSSAVATVGLTETYLFLLYSVAMGLSFSVTAIVARRIGEKEKEQAALAAVQSLWIGIFASIPFAIAGIFYAKDLLRFMGADDWALTEGYHYMQWLLGGNLVVILLFLINAVFRGAGDAAISMRVLWIANGLNILLDPIFIFGWGPIPALGITGAAIATNVGRGIGVIYQIYRLFGGGKHIQIKLPDLRLDFSLVIQILKTSVGGIGQMIVGMTSWIFIMRILAQFGSASVAGATIALRTMMFTMMPSWGMSNAVATLVGQNLGAGKPDRAEQSVWFTGICNMAYLIIVSLVYYFYAENLIAIFTSDAEVIQVGASWLRIVSYSYFIYAWWMAAGQAFNGAGDTMTPTKINFVFFWIIQIPLAYYLGKQFGSTGVFWAIMISESSVGLFTLWLFTRGNWKKVQV